The Algoriphagus sanaruensis genome window below encodes:
- a CDS encoding sensor histidine kinase, producing MLKWIKPVKLPQEPGNLEDLQRRIAFIFVFLTLLAIIFFGISDYLMGLNPIMVKVRLVYILLFSAFTVLMIKYKKYLLSMNLMLGLILVFTLFNYFYNDGYRGPTIFNLFVFVVAVSIFFKTPLKVFWLVLSIGGYTILFFLEAKGTISPYLNYLSSEDLFWDNAISILVSAGFIFVGVSYLINNYQKQHLTLANLKKQNEKNLSELSYLNENKNHLIALLSHDLKSPVNSLNTTLELVEEGMLEPEDLQRILLNLKNQSFQLSKVLDNTLGWVLAEMEGYESEIRKVNPWILAEDMLEIMKVQADKKNQKIELDLNLKIQEASLPIKEIKIVLKNFLDNAIKFSEPGATIVLTVNELPNSIFWEVKNPGLEISKDVQKSLFELVRNSSKGTRREPGTGIGLSLCKKIATKLNWDIGYMHSIKGENIFFIETPRY from the coding sequence ATGCTTAAGTGGATAAAACCAGTCAAATTGCCCCAAGAGCCAGGTAATCTGGAGGACTTGCAAAGAAGAATCGCATTCATTTTTGTGTTTCTTACTTTGCTGGCAATCATTTTTTTTGGGATTTCTGACTATCTCATGGGGTTAAATCCAATCATGGTAAAAGTTAGGTTGGTCTATATCCTGCTTTTCTCTGCTTTTACGGTTTTGATGATCAAGTATAAAAAATACTTGCTCTCGATGAACCTGATGCTGGGTTTGATTCTCGTTTTCACCCTTTTCAATTACTTCTATAATGATGGCTACAGAGGCCCGACGATTTTTAACCTATTTGTGTTTGTCGTCGCAGTTTCAATTTTTTTCAAAACTCCATTAAAGGTATTCTGGCTGGTTTTGTCTATTGGAGGTTACACCATCTTATTTTTCTTGGAGGCTAAAGGAACGATTAGCCCGTATCTTAATTATTTATCTTCTGAAGATTTATTCTGGGACAATGCTATTTCCATATTGGTAAGTGCTGGATTTATATTCGTTGGAGTCTCTTATCTAATTAATAATTACCAAAAGCAGCATCTGACCCTTGCTAATCTCAAAAAGCAAAATGAAAAAAACCTATCGGAACTTTCTTATCTCAATGAAAATAAGAATCACCTGATCGCCTTGCTTTCACACGACCTCAAAAGTCCCGTAAATAGTTTGAATACTACGTTGGAACTGGTAGAGGAGGGGATGTTGGAGCCGGAAGATTTGCAGCGGATATTGCTCAATCTTAAGAATCAAAGTTTTCAGCTTTCCAAGGTTCTGGATAACACCCTCGGTTGGGTGTTGGCTGAAATGGAGGGATATGAGTCTGAAATTCGAAAGGTAAATCCATGGATCTTGGCAGAGGATATGTTGGAGATCATGAAGGTTCAGGCTGATAAAAAGAATCAAAAAATCGAGCTTGATTTAAATCTTAAAATTCAGGAAGCCAGTCTTCCGATCAAGGAAATAAAAATTGTTTTGAAGAATTTTTTAGATAATGCGATTAAGTTTTCAGAACCAGGTGCAACTATTGTTTTGACAGTGAATGAATTGCCAAATTCTATTTTTTGGGAGGTGAAAAACCCGGGCTTGGAAATTTCAAAAGATGTTCAAAAATCTCTTTTTGAATTAGTTCGAAATAGTTCAAAAGGGACAAGAAGAGAACCTGGGACAGGTATTGGTCTTTCCCTTTGCAAGAAAATCGCGACTAAACTTAACTGGGATATCGGCTACATGCATTCCATAAAAGGAGAAAATATTTTCTTTATTGAGACTCCTAGATATTAA
- a CDS encoding SDR family oxidoreductase: MRKSILVTGGTKGIGRAIVQRFAQEGFDIFTCARSEQDLLTLKAQLESDFPEIKVIAHPADLSKREEVQRFAALVRQVGLPDVMVNNTGIFLPGAIHDEPEGNFEFMMATNLFSAYYLIREFVKEMITRRSGHIFSMGSIAGLTAYPNGGSYAVSKWAMLGMTKCLREELKPHQIKVTSILPGATFTDSWAGVDLPIDRFIKAEDVAESVWGAYNLSPQTVVEELIIRPQLGDI, from the coding sequence ATGAGAAAATCCATCCTCGTCACAGGAGGGACAAAAGGAATCGGAAGAGCAATTGTTCAACGATTCGCACAGGAAGGTTTTGATATATTCACATGTGCTAGAAGTGAGCAAGATTTGCTTACTCTCAAGGCTCAATTAGAATCTGATTTTCCTGAAATCAAGGTAATAGCCCATCCCGCTGACCTCTCAAAAAGGGAGGAAGTACAGCGATTTGCGGCTTTGGTTCGTCAAGTCGGATTACCTGATGTTATGGTAAATAATACTGGTATTTTTTTACCAGGCGCTATCCATGATGAGCCGGAGGGCAATTTTGAATTCATGATGGCGACGAATCTTTTTTCCGCGTATTACTTGATTAGGGAGTTTGTCAAAGAAATGATCACTCGTCGATCAGGGCATATATTCAGTATGGGTTCAATTGCAGGACTTACAGCCTACCCCAATGGAGGAAGCTATGCAGTTTCAAAATGGGCGATGCTCGGCATGACCAAATGCCTTCGAGAAGAGCTAAAACCCCATCAGATTAAAGTGACTTCGATTTTGCCTGGAGCTACCTTCACAGATAGTTGGGCTGGAGTTGATTTACCGATTGACCGATTTATAAAGGCAGAAGATGTTGCCGAATCAGTTTGGGGGGCTTATAACCTTTCACCCCAAACCGTTGTTGAAGAACTAATTATTCGCCCCCAACTTGGAGATATTTAA
- a CDS encoding peptidylglycine monooxygenase: MNSRRKFIQNTSLLSLAMSLKPDFSLLASQDLILGHGDFTYKVDTQWGNLDPTKVPVVNCHEMVMDRKKRMILLTDEPKNNVIIYDQAGKLLKTWTLGLTAAHGLSLVDEGDAEYLWIVDNGGRVIKTTLDGQIVTEIQSPKAEGIYDEKMRWVPTETAIAPNGDLYIADGYGSQYFLHYDSNGKFIRKFGGAGFGDAQFSTAHGIAVDQRGGNAPTLICTSRGHNSFKRFTMDGNYLETIFLPGAFVCRPVIHGDQLYAGVCWSRLRYLEQTDNSGFVTILDQNNRVVSNPGGTAPEYREGALQLMVQKESVFKHCHDVCIDQDENIYVCQWNAGKSYPIKLTRV; encoded by the coding sequence ATGAACTCCCGAAGAAAATTTATCCAAAATACCTCCTTACTCAGTTTAGCTATGAGCCTCAAGCCTGATTTTTCCCTTCTTGCCTCCCAAGATTTGATTCTTGGTCATGGAGATTTTACCTATAAAGTAGATACTCAGTGGGGAAATCTTGATCCTACCAAAGTTCCAGTGGTCAACTGCCATGAGATGGTCATGGATCGAAAAAAGCGCATGATTTTGCTTACGGATGAACCTAAGAATAATGTAATTATTTACGATCAAGCGGGAAAACTATTGAAAACTTGGACTTTGGGCTTAACCGCAGCTCATGGACTTTCTTTAGTGGACGAAGGGGATGCAGAATACCTATGGATAGTGGATAATGGAGGAAGAGTCATCAAAACAACGCTTGATGGTCAAATTGTCACCGAAATCCAAAGTCCAAAAGCAGAAGGGATTTATGATGAAAAGATGCGATGGGTGCCAACTGAAACGGCGATTGCGCCGAATGGAGACTTATATATCGCAGATGGCTATGGTTCCCAATATTTTTTACACTACGATTCAAATGGAAAATTTATCCGAAAATTTGGAGGTGCTGGATTTGGTGATGCCCAATTTAGCACGGCCCATGGAATAGCTGTAGATCAGCGGGGAGGAAATGCACCAACCTTGATTTGTACGTCAAGAGGCCATAATTCCTTCAAGCGATTTACAATGGACGGCAATTACCTTGAGACCATCTTTCTTCCTGGAGCCTTTGTTTGTAGACCGGTCATTCACGGGGATCAACTGTATGCCGGAGTTTGCTGGTCAAGATTGAGATATCTAGAACAAACGGATAATTCAGGTTTTGTCACTATTCTGGATCAAAACAATCGAGTGGTTTCCAATCCGGGCGGCACTGCCCCAGAGTACCGCGAGGGAGCACTGCAGTTGATGGTTCAAAAAGAATCCGTCTTCAAACATTGCCATGATGTCTGCATCGATCAGGATGAAAATATCTATGTCTGCCAGTGGAATGCAGGGAAATCTTATCCGATCAAATTAACTAGGGTATAA
- a CDS encoding sugar phosphate isomerase/epimerase family protein codes for MKIKFILLGIMILGPMGLWAQEIALQLYSLRNEMKVDPVKYHQMIAEWGIHALEGGGTYTFSEAEYQKLLNENNLRIVGVGADYNKLKSDPQAILAEAKKYGAQFATCYWIPHAEGPISLEEIKSATALFNEAGEFFAKSGVTLTYHPHGYEFVNTGSGTPMDYMLENAQNFKFNMDVFWVKMGGGDPIALMQKYPGKFPQLHLKDRKKGTPGSPDGRGDVETNVVLGTGDIDIAGLIQEAKKQGTAFLVIEDESSRSVTQIPESVAFIKKILNE; via the coding sequence ATGAAAATCAAATTCATTCTCTTGGGAATAATGATTCTCGGCCCGATGGGTTTATGGGCTCAGGAAATTGCCCTTCAGCTATATTCCTTGCGTAATGAAATGAAAGTAGACCCTGTAAAATACCATCAAATGATCGCTGAATGGGGAATTCATGCATTGGAAGGTGGCGGCACATATACCTTTTCTGAAGCAGAATATCAGAAACTTCTTAATGAAAATAACCTTCGAATTGTTGGGGTAGGTGCGGATTACAACAAATTAAAATCTGACCCTCAGGCGATCCTAGCAGAAGCTAAAAAATATGGAGCTCAGTTTGCAACCTGCTACTGGATTCCTCATGCAGAAGGACCGATCAGTTTGGAGGAAATAAAATCTGCCACTGCATTATTTAATGAAGCAGGAGAATTCTTTGCAAAAAGCGGAGTCACCCTGACCTATCATCCCCATGGCTATGAGTTTGTGAATACGGGATCTGGTACTCCCATGGACTACATGCTTGAAAATGCCCAGAATTTCAAGTTCAACATGGATGTATTTTGGGTAAAAATGGGCGGAGGAGACCCGATTGCCTTGATGCAAAAATACCCTGGAAAATTCCCCCAACTCCATCTCAAAGATCGAAAAAAAGGCACTCCCGGCTCTCCTGATGGCCGAGGGGATGTAGAAACAAATGTTGTTCTAGGAACCGGAGACATCGATATTGCAGGACTGATTCAGGAAGCAAAAAAACAGGGTACAGCCTTTTTGGTCATCGAGGATGAAAGTTCCAGATCGGTAACGCAAATCCCGGAAAGTGTCGCATTTATCAAGAAAATTCTTAACGAATAA
- a CDS encoding VOC family protein gives MNPVTVGWFEIPVRDMDRAITFYENVFGCKLSKQVMGDFQMAWFPNSEGNGAPGSLVFHEKFYATSEMAGPLIYLNSEDCSKELSLIPDFGGKILIEKRQISPEIGFMAVFLDSEGNRIALFSSR, from the coding sequence ATGAATCCTGTAACGGTAGGTTGGTTTGAGATTCCAGTCCGAGATATGGACCGTGCTATCACTTTCTATGAAAATGTCTTTGGGTGCAAACTTTCCAAGCAAGTGATGGGGGACTTTCAAATGGCTTGGTTTCCAAATTCAGAAGGAAATGGCGCACCTGGAAGTCTGGTTTTCCATGAGAAATTCTATGCAACTAGCGAAATGGCAGGACCTCTGATTTACCTGAATTCAGAAGATTGTTCCAAGGAATTGAGTCTGATTCCAGATTTTGGTGGAAAAATTTTGATTGAAAAAAGACAAATTTCTCCAGAAATCGGATTTATGGCGGTATTTTTAGATTCTGAAGGAAATCGAATCGCCCTGTTTTCCTCCAGATAA
- the ispG gene encoding (E)-4-hydroxy-3-methylbut-2-enyl-diphosphate synthase, giving the protein MESLIKSLDSLYCDSLTRYSRRKTIPVKVGDVVIGGDNPIVVQSMTTVDTMDTVGSVEQCIRMIESGCELIRITAPSIKEAENLRNIKNELRKRGYSTPLVADIHFTPNAAELAAKIVEKVRINPGNYADKKKFEVIEYTDASYAEELDRIRDRFLPLIKICKEHGTAMRIGTNHGSLSDRIMSRYGDTPLGMVESALEFLRICEEENYHDIVISMKSSNTQVMVQAYRLLVQKLNEGGFKPYPLHLGVTEAGEAEDGRIKSAVGIGTLLEDGLGDTVRVSLTEDPEFEAPVARALVERYAHRTGHSPIQAIKTYPITPFEHTKRQAQEVYNFGSGNVPRVITDISRIEKITEKEMKSVGHFYLPELDKWKMNDLGADFVFTGQNPIPFMLPNGMKEIQSADVWKKAPDQINKFPLFKLDEYSNSELFHSELNFLEVLDTQIEEVIPRIKGRKDTVLILKTANVHGMAALRRAFVSLLDSDEKIPVVIKVTYPDQTADMTMLYAATDVGGLLVDGLGDGILISLEKEGEHSRQEVLDQVKLHNSVSFGVLQAARTRMSKTEYISCPSCGRTLFDLQETTAMIRKRTDHLKGVKIGIMGCIVNGPGEMADADYGYVGSGKGKITLYKGKEVVKRSVPSEKAVDELINIIREDGMWNEPETI; this is encoded by the coding sequence ATGGAATCCCTAATCAAATCCCTTGATTCCCTGTATTGTGATAGCCTTACCCGCTATTCGAGAAGAAAGACAATTCCGGTAAAGGTTGGTGATGTCGTCATCGGTGGCGACAATCCAATTGTAGTCCAGTCCATGACTACAGTTGACACCATGGATACTGTTGGTTCTGTAGAGCAATGCATTCGGATGATCGAATCAGGATGCGAGTTAATCCGAATTACCGCTCCTTCTATCAAGGAGGCTGAGAATTTGAGGAATATTAAAAATGAGCTTCGCAAAAGAGGCTATTCTACTCCATTAGTTGCTGATATTCACTTTACTCCAAATGCAGCTGAATTGGCGGCGAAGATTGTTGAGAAAGTGAGAATCAATCCGGGTAATTATGCGGATAAGAAGAAGTTTGAAGTCATCGAATACACAGATGCGAGTTATGCGGAAGAGTTAGACCGAATTCGGGACCGATTTCTTCCCTTAATTAAGATTTGTAAAGAACATGGCACGGCCATGCGAATCGGAACCAATCATGGTTCGCTTTCCGACCGGATCATGAGTCGCTATGGGGATACTCCTTTGGGAATGGTTGAATCTGCCTTGGAGTTTTTGAGGATTTGTGAAGAGGAAAATTACCATGACATTGTGATTTCGATGAAATCCTCCAATACTCAGGTCATGGTTCAAGCATATCGATTGCTGGTTCAAAAACTGAATGAAGGTGGATTTAAGCCTTATCCTTTGCATTTGGGAGTTACAGAAGCAGGCGAGGCGGAAGATGGAAGAATCAAATCTGCTGTTGGAATTGGGACTTTGTTAGAAGATGGCTTAGGGGATACGGTTCGAGTTTCATTGACGGAGGATCCTGAATTCGAAGCACCTGTAGCAAGGGCATTGGTGGAGCGATATGCTCACCGTACTGGTCATAGCCCGATTCAAGCAATTAAGACATACCCAATTACTCCATTTGAGCATACCAAAAGACAGGCTCAAGAAGTCTATAATTTTGGTTCCGGGAATGTCCCTCGGGTGATAACTGATATTTCAAGAATTGAAAAAATCACCGAAAAGGAAATGAAATCTGTAGGGCATTTCTATTTGCCCGAACTGGATAAATGGAAAATGAATGACCTTGGAGCAGACTTTGTCTTCACCGGTCAAAATCCAATTCCATTTATGCTTCCAAATGGGATGAAGGAAATTCAATCTGCTGACGTTTGGAAAAAAGCACCTGATCAAATCAATAAGTTTCCGCTTTTCAAGTTGGATGAATATTCTAATTCGGAATTATTCCATTCTGAATTGAATTTTCTGGAAGTCTTAGATACCCAAATCGAGGAGGTTATTCCTAGGATTAAGGGTAGAAAAGACACTGTCTTGATTCTAAAGACTGCCAACGTGCATGGGATGGCCGCTTTGCGTAGAGCATTTGTTTCTCTCTTGGATTCTGATGAGAAAATCCCTGTGGTTATCAAAGTCACCTATCCAGATCAAACTGCTGATATGACCATGCTGTATGCAGCGACTGATGTGGGAGGTCTGCTTGTCGATGGACTTGGTGATGGGATTTTGATTTCTTTGGAAAAAGAAGGGGAGCATTCCCGTCAGGAAGTGTTGGATCAGGTCAAATTACACAATTCTGTAAGCTTTGGAGTGCTTCAGGCAGCTCGTACAAGGATGTCAAAGACGGAATATATTTCCTGTCCATCCTGCGGAAGAACATTGTTTGACTTGCAGGAAACAACAGCTATGATCCGAAAACGAACCGATCATTTGAAGGGCGTTAAAATCGGCATCATGGGTTGTATCGTCAATGGACCGGGTGAAATGGCAGATGCCGATTATGGATATGTGGGCTCAGGAAAAGGAAAAATTACGCTTTACAAAGGAAAAGAAGTCGTAAAACGATCTGTGCCATCAGAAAAAGCCGTCGATGAACTGATCAACATCATTCGAGAGGATGGAATGTGGAATGAGCCGGAGACGATTTAA
- a CDS encoding DUF6728 family protein: MSEKNQVKEFFKLGAVGDYFLNIFKKPDPNKPTNFNLRMMHGINKISILVFLFALIVWTIKRLM, from the coding sequence ATGTCAGAGAAAAATCAAGTTAAGGAGTTCTTCAAATTGGGTGCAGTTGGAGACTATTTTCTCAATATTTTCAAAAAACCCGATCCCAACAAACCGACTAATTTCAATCTTCGAATGATGCATGGCATCAATAAGATTTCAATTTTGGTTTTTCTTTTCGCTTTGATTGTTTGGACGATCAAGCGATTGATGTAA
- a CDS encoding LVIVD repeat-containing protein, giving the protein MKLTLSRFLFLILIGGLFSSCEDEIKTNFTFRTMLPVYLEMSDVRGRVIQVEPPQPLESPGKIYIYEDYLLVNEPTKGIHILDNSDPANPINLNFIPIEGNMDLAVNNNILYADNYADLLAFDISKIRQIQLIRRVEDVFLKQYQHATGKILTFKDTVITADQAYWGRPDVIFFRADASFTSNLSSAGKSYGTGGSMARFTLMDDHLYAVDESTLRVFDVSKADEPKFVKPVDLGWGIETIFPFQQKLFIGSNRGMHIYDASTPHSPTRMAVYEHILACDPVVVNEQHAFVTLRSGNFCVNNINELHVLDIQNPYEPKLKKSYPMLNPHGLGLAGDYLFVAEGNHGLKSFEVSDVLTIDEHQLQFLKEMKSVDLIPGPKSLIVIGPDGVCQFDYSTPSQLKKLSCIQVSNPIVIN; this is encoded by the coding sequence ATGAAACTCACCTTATCCAGATTCCTTTTCTTGATTTTGATTGGAGGTCTCTTCAGCTCATGTGAAGACGAAATCAAAACGAACTTTACGTTTCGGACTATGCTTCCTGTTTACCTTGAAATGAGCGATGTCAGAGGAAGAGTAATTCAGGTCGAGCCTCCACAGCCTTTAGAAAGCCCTGGTAAAATCTACATCTACGAAGACTATCTTTTGGTTAACGAACCTACCAAAGGAATCCATATTCTAGACAATTCCGACCCTGCCAATCCTATCAATTTGAACTTCATTCCCATCGAAGGGAATATGGACTTGGCAGTAAACAACAACATTCTTTATGCTGACAATTATGCTGATTTACTCGCTTTTGACATCAGCAAAATCCGACAAATCCAACTGATTCGGCGAGTGGAAGATGTGTTTTTAAAGCAATATCAGCACGCTACAGGGAAAATCTTAACATTCAAAGACACTGTAATCACGGCAGATCAGGCCTATTGGGGAAGACCGGATGTAATCTTTTTTCGAGCTGATGCAAGTTTTACAAGTAATCTCTCCTCTGCCGGCAAAAGCTATGGCACTGGTGGGTCTATGGCGAGATTTACCTTAATGGATGACCACCTTTATGCAGTTGATGAATCCACTCTTCGGGTTTTTGATGTCTCCAAGGCCGACGAACCTAAATTTGTAAAGCCAGTGGATCTTGGTTGGGGAATTGAAACCATCTTCCCTTTTCAACAAAAACTATTTATCGGATCCAACAGAGGCATGCATATCTATGACGCTTCCACCCCTCATTCACCTACTCGAATGGCGGTCTATGAGCATATTTTAGCCTGTGACCCGGTGGTGGTAAATGAGCAGCATGCCTTTGTGACCTTACGAAGCGGCAACTTCTGTGTAAACAATATCAATGAGCTTCATGTCCTCGATATCCAAAACCCTTACGAGCCTAAGTTGAAAAAGTCCTACCCCATGCTCAATCCACATGGACTTGGTCTAGCCGGGGATTACCTTTTTGTAGCTGAAGGAAACCATGGATTAAAAAGCTTCGAAGTATCAGATGTACTCACTATCGACGAACACCAGCTTCAATTTCTTAAAGAAATGAAATCAGTGGATTTAATTCCCGGGCCAAAATCGCTTATCGTCATAGGACCTGATGGAGTCTGTCAGTTTGATTATTCGACTCCTTCCCAGCTAAAAAAATTAAGCTGCATCCAAGTAAGCAATCCCATAGTGATCAATTAA